ATCAGGTATGCAATGAGCCACTACAGTTAGATTGGGAAGCGCTACGCAGCGAAATCAAAGCACACGGCCTGCGCAACTCTACCCTATCTGCTCTAATGCCATCTGAAACTTCAAGTCAGATTGCTAACGCCACTAACGGCATTGAGCCACCACGCGGCTTAGTATCGGTTAAAGCATCTAAAGACGGTATCTTAAAGCAAGTGGTACCTGATATCTTAAACCTAAGAGATCAGTACGAGCTGTTATGGCAAATGCCAAACAACGATGGTTACTTAAAGCTGGTTGCAGTGATGCAGAAGTTTATCGATCAAAGTATCTCTGCCAATACCAATTATGACCCAACTCGCTTTGAAGGCAGCCGTGTCCCAATGAAAGTGTTGTTAAAAGACCTATTAACTGCCTATAAGCTTGGCGTTAAGACGCTTTACTACCACAACACTCGTGACGGTGCTAACGACGCTCAAGCCGATATGGTTGATGATGCGTGTGCCAGCGGTGCTTGTAAGCTTTAATCTGTAAAGTAGAATCTTTCTAAAGCAACACCTGATTAAAAAACCTCTCTGCATCTTCCCTTTTTAAGGGAATGATTCAGAGAGGTTTTTTCTTTAAAGCTCAAAGTAATTCTGTCATTTGAAATCATCAAGTATGATGTCTTAGAGAGACTTTATCTAAATTTTAGTGGTGAGAATGAAAAGACTGGCCTTAGCATAGTGGTTCTTTAGATAGGGAGAAAAATGCGGGTCATCGTTAATCTATTTTTAAACTCAATGTCCGTGTCTCATCCCTAGGCAAAGAGCAGTAACTTAACTATTTTAGGTTATTAAAAGCAGTGCTAATAGTTAAAATTACTGCAAAACTAAATTAGTAGTTTAATAGGTATTATCAACCTCTCATCCACTAATCTATTACTTTTAGGACAATTACATTGCAATATTTTTATAAATAAATAGAACTAAAACTATCTTAAATATACCCTGAAATTAATCTCTCAGGTAGATTATGCTTACGTAGCGCTTTATGGATTTTAGCTAAGTGAATATCAGCCTCTCCTGCAGGTATATAGCCATGTTTATGATAGAATTCAATTCTAATTATTTCTAAAATAAAATCTGAAAGGTTTCGAAACTTACCGTTTAAACAATTTTGAACAAATTGCTGGTGCTCCAAAGGAAATCTTTTCTTTAGAGGGTCTCTCTGTTCTATCATTGTAGCTAAAACTATTGGTAAGTTATTTTCGAGCTCACTCCAGTTATGACCGAAATTTTGTTTTAATATTTTAGCGTGTGTGTTTGCAGTCTGGTAAACTGGATTTAAACCATCGAAAAGACCCATAACATACTCCTCGTTAATAATATGGCTCTAGTCTATCAGATAGTTTCTGCCAGTCTAGCGCCATAATATATATCAAAAAATGCTGATAAACCTAATGATTAAACTATAGCACACCTCATCATAATTAATAACCATGATATATCAATATGGTATTTACAGCTTTGTAACACGATTATATGATAGATATGAAATGACCCCTGCCGTCAAATCCGTACACCTAAACTTGGGAGATTTTGATCAGGCAGCTTGACGATAGAAATCCATCCAAACTTGTCTTGGCGATCTCATACCTAAACTCTGCTGAATCCTGACTTGATTGTAATCTAACTCGATATATTTTATGATACTGTTGATTGCTTCAAATCGAGTTTTGTAATTATGATGATATATCAGCTCATTCTTTAAAACGCCCCAGAAGCTCTCTATTGGCGCATTGTCATAACAGTTACCTTTCGCACTCATAGATCCTTTAAAACCGTATTTACTGATCATTTTGCGATAATCTTCGCTGCAATACTGGCTGCCTCTATCTGAATGTACAATAAGCCCTTGGCTAGGTCGTTTATCCTTGATTGCTTTATTTAAGGCTCTACAGACTAAATCTGCTTTCATGCGTTTATCGATAGCGTAGCCAACCAATTCTTTGGTATATAAGTCTTTGACGCCTGCTAAATAAAGCCAGCCCTCATCTGTCCAAATATAGGTTATATCACTGACCCAAGCACAATTAGGACGGTTAACGCCAAACTGTTGTTTAAGAAAATTAGGATAGACTCGCTTGTTATGGTCTGAGTCCGTTGTCACTTTAAAGCGTTTATGACGTCTACATTTGATGTCATGTTCTTCCTTGATACTACGCACCATGTACTTGCTAATCTCATGTCCATGCTCACTTAAATGTGCATGCAGACGCTGATAACCATATCGCTCTTTAGTCTCACTATGCGCAGCTTTTACAAGCAGCTCACAGCGGTTACGATGTATTTGCTGAGCACTGATATTACGCTTGGTCCAGTCATAGTAGCTTGATGGTTTAATATCAAGGGTTTTACACATGCTGGTAATGCTAAATTCATATTTGTGATGGTCAATAAAGGCGTACCTTACTGACCGTGTTTCGCAAAGTACGCCGTGGCCTTTTTTAGTATCTCTCGTTCTTCTTGTGCTATTTTTAGTTCACGCTTTAAACGCTTCATTTCTTCAAGGGCTGAAACAAGCTCTGGATCGTATTGCTTAGTACCCTTGAGCATGCCTTGATTGGCTTTTCGTTGCCAGTTAGCCAGTGTCTGCATTGGCAGCCCTAACCGCCTAGCTGTAGCACTAACATTGCCACCATTATTCTCTATTGCTTTAACTGCTTCTGCTTTAAATTCTTCACTGTATCTTTTAGCTTTCTTTGTCATGGTAAACTCCTATTTGTCTTCCTTAGTTTACCAAGTTTTTGTCTACGGTTTTTTCAGCATAGCTCAGAAATAAGTAAATAATGAGTTAAGTAAAATTTATATTGTATGACTATTCATTCAAAGGAGTTTAGTATGGGTTGGTTTACCTCTAGAAAATCTAAAAAAATAGAAGCCGAAAAATTAGCACTTATCAACTATATTGCTAATATAATACTCCTTTATAAAAATGATAAAAACTTGACCTGGTTTGATATTCATAGAAACTTAAATATGATTTTATCAACTGTAGGGTTAATTCTTGCAGATGAGAACCCTCAATATCATTCAGATTACTCAAATATTGCGCGAAAAGCAGCAACCGAAGGGATGGATAGTGTTCTTATGTTTATATTATGTTCTGTCACGATAGAGTTTGGAGAGGGTGCATATGAAGATTTCGTTAAACTATCTGCGACTATAGATTCAATTTTATTAGATAAGGGTTTTCCAGATTTTATTATTAATTATTAAGCTTATATCATCTTAATGGATGAATGCATATATGTGACAATATAGACTAGGATGCGTTAGTCACCTTGCCCATTATTTTATCTCAACTCTACTGGTCTAAGATCACAGCCTAATCCAAAAATTTTAGCATCAGCGTAGATTGTGTGGAGTTCACGACACCCAGTAACTTAGTCAAAATTTGTTTTGTTTCCTACTCCTCACTAACAAACTCTCTACTAACTAGAAAACTCAAAACAAACTCCCCCTCCCTACAAGATATAAACTCGAGTTAGATATAATGCACTCAAGGTTATCCCTAGCAGTACGCTAACTTAAAAAGAGTTTTGAGCTGAAGTTTAAGTATGACGATAGATCACTCCCAATTACCGCAGTCACTATCAGAGGTCATAGAAGCCAGTCAAACCTCGATGGTTAGAATCAAACTTGATAATGCCAGTGATGCGCTCTCATTGACCGATAGTAAAATAGGCGGCTTAGGCTATTTACCAGAAGATAAGGCCTATCCTTATACCGATGCAGGTAATCCGCTGTCATTATTAATTCAAATAAACTTTGAGCAACTTGCCGATAATATTGATGTCGGTCAGTTAGCACACCCACTGCCTACGTCTGGCATCTTGCAGATTTATATTGATGCAACCGATGATGTATACGGTGCTGACTATGATAACCCTACTCCAAGCGATGCGTATCAAGTTCGCTTCTGGAAAGATATCAGCGCACCAGTAAATACTCAGGCTCTCAGAGAAGCAAAACTCGCCATACAGGGATATATCAGTGATGACGAATACTACCCGCCTTTTGATGTTCATCAAGAGATTGCGCTTAAGTTTGTGCCTCAGACACAAAGCTGTAGTCCCAGCTGCATAGATTTTAGTTACTATCTAAAGACTATCGATGACTCTGCCCAAGAAACTGAATTTTTCGATTATCTAGAGTCATTAGGCATAGAAGATATTGACGATATTCACGATGTGTACAACGAGATAGCTAACGCTCAAGGTCATCAACTGCTCGGATACCCCTACTTTACTCAAACTGATCCACGCACTTTTGATGACGCCATACAACAGCATATCCTTTTGCTGCAGATTGACACTGATGATGACTTTAATATCAGCTGGGGAGACTGCGGTGTCGCACACTTCTTTATCACACCAAAGGCACTGGCAAACGAAGACTTTAGTGGACTGATTTATCATTGGGATTGTTATTAACGCTAAAACCAAAGAGGGTCTGTTGAATGTTCAACAGACCCTCTTTTTATATCAAAACCATGTATCAAAGCCATATATCAAAACTATGATGTCCTATCAGAGCAACGGGGATAGGCCGAATACCGATGGGAAGACAGCAATTAACATCAACACAAATACTTGGATTCCAATGAAAGGTAATACCCCTTTATAGATCTGTGTTGTTTGTACCTCTGGCGGTGCGACCCCCTTCAGGTAAAATAGCGAGAAACCAAACGGCGGTGTTAAGAATGACGTTTGCAGATTCATTGCGATTAAAATAGCAAACCATAATGGGCTAATGCCTAATATCTCAGATACAGGTAATAAAATTGGCACAATGATGTAGGCAATTTCAACAAAATCAATGAAGAACCCTAAGATAAAGATGGCAAGCATGGTAAAGATAATAAAGCTCCATCTTCCATTACCTGGCAAGTTCAGCATAAACTGCTCAACCAACTCTTCACCACCGGTGTAGTTAAACACCATAGAGAATGCAGTTGCACCAATTAGAATCGCAAATACCATTGAGGTAATTTTAACCGACTCTTGAGCGGCCTCTTTGACCATTGAGAATGAGAACTTACGATATAAAGCACCTAGTACTAAGGCGCCCACACAGCCTACAGCAGACGATTCAGTCGCGGTTGCCATACCTGAGAAAATAGAACCTAACACTAAGATGATAAGGGTTAATGGCGGAATAATATTTTTTAAGGCTTCAAATACCAATGCTTTTCTACTAGTAACCCCAAGCTCGCTTGCAGGTATCGCAGGCGCAGCGCCTTTGACAAAGTAAGCAAAAATTAAAATATACACCACATAGAGACCGACCAGTAATAAGCCAGGGCCAACAGCCGCTTTAAACAAATCACCGACCGGCACCTGAAACACATCGCCTAAGATAATCAGTACAATTGATGGCGGGATGATTTGACCAAGTGTCCCTGAGGCACAAATGGTACCGCACGCAAGCTCTGGGCTATATTTGTGTCTTAGCATAATGGGCAGTGAGATAACCCCCATCGACACCACTGACGCACCAACAATACCGGTAGACGCTGCTAATAAAGAGCCCACTAATACGGTTGAGATAGCCAGACCGCCACGGATTTCACCAAACAGCTTGGCCATTGACTCAAGCAGCTTTTCTGCAAGCCCTGTTTTTTGCAAAATGACGCCCATGAAAATAAACATAGGCACTGCCATCAAAATCGTATTGGTCATGATCGACATAATACGAAATGGCATAAAATCAAACATATCTATCGCTGAGGCAAACCCCTCACCGAGATTAAAATCGGTTTCGACAAGACCTGCTAAAATAGCAAATCCAAATGCCACCGCCGCGAAAGTAAACGCTACAGGGTACCCCATTAGCAACATCACCAATGCGGTAAAAAACATGATAATACCAATCATGACTGTTCTCCCTTGAGCGTATTCTGTCCAGACTTATACTCTTGTAAAATGTTTATCTGCTTAACAATAAATCCGATAGCAGAAATAATTAGGAATAAAAAGCTCAAAGGAATCAGTGATTTTATTATCCAGCGATGGGTTAAACCGCCAGGATTACCACTGGCTTCAGCCGATTGATAGGACTCTATAACATAGTCTATCGAGCCATAACCGATAACGATGGCAACAGGAATGATAAACAGCAGCGTCCCTATAATATTAATAAAGGCTTGCTTGGTAACACTCAAATTGTCATAAAACACATCTACTCTGACGTGCCCATCTTGCTGCAGCGTATATGACATA
Above is a window of Psychrobacter sp. FDAARGOS_221 DNA encoding:
- a CDS encoding IS3 family transposase (programmed frameshift), with the translated sequence MTKKAKRYSEEFKAEAVKAIENNGGNVSATARRLGLPMQTLANWQRKANQGMLKGTKQYDPELVSALEEMKRLKRELKIAQEEREIPKKGHGVLCETRSVRYAFIDHHKYEFSITSMCKTLDIKPSSYYDWTKRNISAQQIHRNRCELLVKAAHSETKERYGYQRLHAHLSEHGHEISKYMVRSIKEEHDIKCRRHKRFKVTTDSDHNKRVYPNFLKQQFGVNRPNCAWVSDITYIWTDEGWLYLAGVKDLYTKELVGYAIDKRMKADLVCRALNKAIKDKRPSQGLIVHSDRGSQYCSEDYRKMISKYGFKGSMSAKGNCYDNAPIESFWGVLKNELIYHHNYKTRFEAINSIIKYIELDYNQVRIQQSLGMRSPRQVWMDFYRQAA
- a CDS encoding YwqG family protein, which translates into the protein MTIDHSQLPQSLSEVIEASQTSMVRIKLDNASDALSLTDSKIGGLGYLPEDKAYPYTDAGNPLSLLIQINFEQLADNIDVGQLAHPLPTSGILQIYIDATDDVYGADYDNPTPSDAYQVRFWKDISAPVNTQALREAKLAIQGYISDDEYYPPFDVHQEIALKFVPQTQSCSPSCIDFSYYLKTIDDSAQETEFFDYLESLGIEDIDDIHDVYNEIANAQGHQLLGYPYFTQTDPRTFDDAIQQHILLLQIDTDDDFNISWGDCGVAHFFITPKALANEDFSGLIYHWDCY
- a CDS encoding TRAP transporter large permease — its product is MIGIIMFFTALVMLLMGYPVAFTFAAVAFGFAILAGLVETDFNLGEGFASAIDMFDFMPFRIMSIMTNTILMAVPMFIFMGVILQKTGLAEKLLESMAKLFGEIRGGLAISTVLVGSLLAASTGIVGASVVSMGVISLPIMLRHKYSPELACGTICASGTLGQIIPPSIVLIILGDVFQVPVGDLFKAAVGPGLLLVGLYVVYILIFAYFVKGAAPAIPASELGVTSRKALVFEALKNIIPPLTLIILVLGSIFSGMATATESSAVGCVGALVLGALYRKFSFSMVKEAAQESVKITSMVFAILIGATAFSMVFNYTGGEELVEQFMLNLPGNGRWSFIIFTMLAIFILGFFIDFVEIAYIIVPILLPVSEILGISPLWFAILIAMNLQTSFLTPPFGFSLFYLKGVAPPEVQTTQIYKGVLPFIGIQVFVLMLIAVFPSVFGLSPLL
- a CDS encoding TRAP transporter small permease subunit, producing the protein MLKKIEKAFDAFGTAIGGLTSIVLVLMIVNVFYDVVMRYFFNIGSIGFQELEWHLFSIIIMLGMSYTLQQDGHVRVDVFYDNLSVTKQAFINIIGTLLFIIPVAIVIGYGSIDYVIESYQSAEASGNPGGLTHRWIIKSLIPLSFLFLIISAIGFIVKQINILQEYKSGQNTLKGEQS